In the Clostridium beijerinckii genome, one interval contains:
- a CDS encoding glycogen/starch/alpha-glucan phosphorylase: MDKQRIRNGIERYLKVKHAVKLKDAQDYEIFNALSLTILEEIIDNWNETSETYNKGRMAYYLSAEYLMGRALGNNLMNLGLYDEVKDVLKELNIDLNRIEEIEEDAGLGNGGLGRLAACFVESGATLNMPLVGYGIRYSNGLFKQNIENGFQTECEDTWLKYGDSWSVRKDDEIQIIRYSDMTVKAVPYDVPIIGYGTKNINTLRLWQCEALREFDFNLFNNQQYIEAVSARNKAEDISRVLYPNDTAEAGKILRLRQQYFFSSASMKDILKKHKAKFGADFSEFVKYNVAQLNDTHPTISILEFIRILVDEEYVEFSEALSIAKEFFGYTNHTILAEALEKWDIRLIERLFPRILQIAYQVDEALMNELRQKGYDEGAIWNFRIIANNQMRMANLAIFVGRAVNGVAALHTEILKKNELNHWYHLYPNKFQNKTNGITPRRWLRLCNAELSELITDLLESEDWIKNLELLKGLEKFKDDDAVLERLMEIKHEKKVQLADYIKQEEGINIDPDSFFDIQIKRLHEYKRQLLNALYILDLYYRIKENPNLDIPKTTFIFGAKAFPGYRRAKGIVKFINEIARLVDNDSEVSKKIKVVFVHNYRVSYAQKLFPGSDLSKQISTAGKEASGTGNMKFMLNATPTFGTYDGANIEIVQESGEENNYIFGLRVDDIERIKHDYDPKWYYRENPSIKRVVDTLIDGTLDDGRTGYFEDLYNALLEERDQYYVLADFDSFKQTQERVFEDYKDKKKWAQKCFANLYSSGIFSSDRTIKQYADEIWYIKPAPIK; this comes from the coding sequence GTGGATAAACAAAGAATAAGAAATGGTATAGAAAGATATTTAAAAGTAAAACATGCAGTAAAGTTGAAGGATGCTCAGGATTATGAAATTTTTAATGCGCTTTCATTAACTATTTTGGAGGAGATAATTGATAATTGGAATGAAACAAGTGAAACTTATAACAAAGGAAGAATGGCATATTATTTATCAGCAGAATATTTAATGGGAAGAGCTCTAGGTAATAATTTAATGAATTTAGGTTTATACGATGAAGTTAAGGATGTTTTAAAAGAGTTAAATATAGACTTAAATAGAATCGAAGAAATAGAAGAAGATGCAGGACTTGGTAATGGTGGGCTTGGAAGACTTGCAGCATGTTTTGTGGAATCTGGAGCGACATTAAACATGCCTTTAGTTGGATACGGAATTAGGTATAGCAACGGGTTATTTAAACAAAATATTGAAAATGGGTTTCAAACTGAATGTGAAGATACATGGTTAAAATATGGGGATTCATGGAGTGTTAGGAAAGATGATGAAATTCAAATAATTAGATATTCAGATATGACAGTAAAAGCAGTTCCTTACGATGTACCTATAATTGGTTACGGAACTAAAAATATAAATACTTTAAGATTATGGCAATGTGAGGCTTTAAGAGAATTTGACTTCAATCTGTTCAATAACCAACAATATATTGAAGCCGTATCAGCAAGAAATAAAGCAGAGGATATATCAAGAGTATTATATCCCAATGATACAGCAGAGGCAGGAAAGATATTAAGGCTTAGGCAACAATATTTCTTCTCAAGTGCGTCTATGAAAGATATACTAAAAAAACATAAGGCTAAATTTGGGGCGGATTTTTCTGAATTTGTAAAATACAATGTAGCACAATTAAATGATACTCATCCAACAATATCAATCCTTGAATTTATAAGAATATTAGTTGATGAAGAGTATGTAGAATTTTCGGAAGCATTATCAATAGCTAAAGAGTTTTTTGGATATACAAACCATACAATACTTGCTGAGGCACTAGAAAAGTGGGATATAAGATTAATAGAAAGATTATTCCCAAGAATACTTCAAATTGCATATCAAGTTGATGAAGCATTAATGAATGAGCTAAGACAAAAAGGATATGACGAAGGTGCAATATGGAATTTTAGAATTATTGCAAATAATCAGATGAGAATGGCCAATTTAGCTATATTTGTTGGGAGAGCTGTAAATGGTGTTGCAGCACTTCATACAGAAATTTTAAAGAAAAATGAATTAAATCACTGGTATCATTTATATCCAAATAAATTTCAAAACAAAACTAATGGAATTACACCAAGAAGATGGCTTAGGCTCTGCAATGCAGAATTATCCGAGCTTATTACAGATTTGTTAGAAAGTGAAGATTGGATTAAAAATTTAGAGCTTCTTAAGGGTCTAGAGAAATTTAAAGATGATGATGCAGTACTTGAGAGACTTATGGAAATTAAGCATGAGAAGAAAGTTCAACTAGCAGATTATATTAAACAAGAAGAGGGAATTAATATAGATCCAGATTCATTCTTTGATATTCAGATTAAGAGATTACATGAATATAAGAGGCAGTTATTAAACGCCTTATACATTTTAGATTTATATTACAGAATAAAAGAGAATCCAAATTTAGATATACCAAAAACAACATTTATATTTGGAGCTAAAGCATTCCCAGGATATAGAAGAGCCAAGGGGATTGTAAAATTTATAAATGAAATAGCTAGACTTGTAGATAATGACTCAGAAGTTTCTAAGAAAATAAAAGTTGTTTTTGTTCATAATTATAGGGTGTCTTATGCTCAAAAACTATTTCCAGGTTCAGACTTATCTAAACAAATTTCAACGGCTGGGAAAGAAGCTTCGGGGACAGGAAATATGAAATTTATGTTGAATGCTACTCCAACATTTGGAACTTATGATGGTGCTAATATAGAAATTGTTCAAGAAAGCGGAGAGGAAAATAACTATATATTTGGACTTAGAGTAGATGATATTGAAAGAATTAAGCATGACTATGATCCAAAATGGTATTATAGAGAAAATCCAAGTATTAAGAGAGTAGTTGATACTTTAATCGATGGTACACTAGACGATGGAAGAACGGGATACTTTGAAGACTTATATAATGCTTTGTTAGAGGAAAGAGATCAGTATTATGTACTTGCAGATTTTGACTCGTTTAAGCAGACTCAAGAAAGAGTGTTTGAAGATTATAAGGACAAAAAGAAATGGGCTCAAAAATGTTTTGCTAATCTATATAGTTCAGGAATATTTTCAAGTGATAGAACTATAAAGCAATATGCAGATGAAATTTGGTATATAAAACCAGCCCCTATTAAATGA
- a CDS encoding D-2-hydroxyacid dehydrogenase: protein MKKIVVLDGRTLGNVDYIKLNEFGQVIYYDLTSEEEVAGRIRNANIVLTNKVKLNRENLKDASELELICEMATGYNNIDIEYAKERNIAVTNVRGYSTTTVAQHTFAMLLHLYDNISYFDNFVKSGEYSRYDMFTNLELPYKDLCGKIWGIIGLGAIGKRVARIAQAFGARVVYYSTSGKNSDSDFARVEFESLLKQCDIISIHAPLNEKTEGLLNYDAFTKMKKDAVLINVGRGPIIVDEDLARALDEEIIGGAALDVFKEEPIPVENSLLKVKNKDRLILTPHVAWASEEARSRLFSDLLENISAYNRGEKRNRVDI from the coding sequence ATGAAGAAAATAGTAGTATTGGATGGAAGAACTTTAGGAAATGTAGACTATATTAAATTAAATGAGTTTGGACAGGTGATTTATTATGATTTGACATCTGAAGAAGAAGTTGCAGGAAGAATTAGAAATGCTAATATTGTTTTAACTAATAAAGTTAAGTTAAACAGGGAAAATTTAAAAGATGCGAGCGAATTGGAATTAATATGCGAAATGGCTACAGGATATAACAATATAGATATAGAATATGCTAAAGAAAGAAATATTGCGGTAACTAATGTAAGAGGATATTCGACTACGACTGTAGCTCAACATACTTTTGCTATGTTACTTCATTTATACGATAATATAAGCTATTTTGATAACTTTGTTAAATCTGGAGAGTATTCAAGATATGATATGTTCACAAATTTAGAATTACCATATAAAGATTTATGTGGTAAGATATGGGGAATAATTGGACTTGGAGCCATTGGAAAAAGAGTGGCTAGAATAGCTCAAGCTTTTGGTGCAAGAGTAGTATACTATTCAACTTCAGGAAAAAATTCGGATTCAGATTTTGCAAGAGTGGAGTTTGAGTCTTTGTTAAAGCAATGTGATATTATTTCAATACATGCTCCTTTAAATGAAAAAACTGAAGGATTATTAAACTATGATGCATTTACAAAAATGAAAAAAGATGCTGTTTTAATTAATGTTGGAAGAGGTCCTATAATTGTGGATGAAGATTTAGCTAGAGCTTTAGATGAGGAGATAATAGGAGGTGCAGCTCTGGATGTATTTAAAGAGGAACCTATTCCAGTAGAAAACTCACTATTAAAAGTAAAAAATAAAGATAGGCTGATTTTGACACCTCATGTAGCGTGGGCAAGTGAAGAAGCTAGAAGTAGGTTGTTTTCAGATTTATTAGAAAATATAAGTGCGTATAATAGAGGAGAAAAAAGAAATAGAGTAGATATTTAA